The stretch of DNA GATTGAGAACAGCTGACGTGGTTGCGCGGCGCAGCTGATCAACGAGATCGCCGTGTCCTTTGGGCCACCTGGTCACCCTCCTTGCAACCTCCTCTGCCACTCTTACCAACTGCTTGTAGCACCCCAGTTTTTCGTGGTTCATGAAGCCTCCTTTAGGTTCGATTTTCGTTTCGGGCTCTCAATTGGGCGGGAGCCCGAAACGAAAACCGAACCTTGGAGGTATATATGTTGCACGAAAAACTGGAGTGCTACCGCAGGTCAGTAAGGTTGGCAGAGGAGTTAAGCAAGGAGGGTGCCAGGTGGCCCCGAGGCCTAGGCTATCTATATGATCAGCTGCGCCGCGCCATGGCCTCAGTGGTCCTCAATACCGCGGAAGGAAACGCGCGCAGGAGCGCGGCTGAACGCCGCCGGTTCTTCGAGATCGCCCGCGCCTCAGCCGTCGAGGTTTCAGCCTGCATTGATCTCGCTTGCTCTTTCGGCTTGATGCCGCCGATGGGCGCACTCTCCCTCAAATCCCGCCTCACCGAGGTCAGCAAGATGCTCTGGGGCTTGATGAAGCGCTAATCAATCGCTTCCTCATCGAAGTCACCTGTCATGGGGTCGGGATGAGCGCCTTCAGGTCTCTTCAGGAAACCCCCGAAAACGCCGGCGTACAGTCGCCTGGCGCTTCGATGATTGAGAATTCCCGGGACACGACACTTAATTCTAAATAACGACAGGCGCAGGGGGCGCCCCATTGCGACAATCGGGCGCGGCTTCGAGCGTAGTGTATTCGGAAGTGAAAAATCGACTTGGTTTCGCGAATTGGAGGCTGACAAGCGGAAGACATCCAATTCGCTTCCTGTGCAAGAGGCTATAATGCTCTTGAAACCAGGCGATTTTTCACGACGAAAAACGGAGCGAGTGGCGCCGTCGCAATGGGGCGGCCCCGACGAGCCTGTCGCAACAAGGTCCTTTTCAGGTGCAGTGAAACGCAGCACCCCGCAGTGATTTCGTCACCAGTTTCAACTCCTTACCTTGAAATCAAAGGACAATTCGCTGGCCTCCCGTTTGCATTGCAATACGAGCGAGGGCGGGATCGTCGTTGACAAAATATGCATAAAATATGTACAATATAAATACAGAGTGGCTGTTCGAGTGGGACCTCGGGCGGGAAATCAGGAACCTCTCGAAGCACGGGGTGTCGTTTCGGGTCGCCATTGAAGTTTTTGCGGACCCGAAGGTCATTCACCTTGAGGACGGGAGGCATTCATCAGAGGAGGACCGTTTCTATGCGGTCGGCAAGACATCGGAAGGCGAGGTCGTCACCGTGCGCTATACTGTTCGAGGGCATACGATAAGGATCTTCGGCGCGGCGAAGTGGCGCAGGTGGAGGAGGTACTATGAAAGAGAAAATTCCGAATCCGGATAAGATGAAGAGGGTGAAGGGACCGAGGCTCTCTGCGGATCAGATGCGTGCTGCCAAGGTTCGAGTCACTACTTTTCTCGACGAGGATGTGCTCGCTGCCCTCAAGGAAACCGCCCAGGGTTCGGGCACCAGATATCAGACCCTTTTGAATCAGCTACTCAGGCAGGCGCTCATAGGCGACACGAAGACGATCCTCGAACGCCTGGAAAAACTCGAGAAGGCTGTATTCAAATCCCGCGCCGCCTAGCGCTGGGCGGCTGCCAGGTGCCGGTGATGTTCGATAGATCCAAATAGTTTTCATTCTGGGCGTGCGCAGGCTCCGGGGCTCTCCCCCTGCTGCTGCGGCAGTTCGCTCGCTATTCGTCGACAAAAGGCCGCTGGCATCATGCGGCTTGGATGTCTTCCTCGCGTCAGCCTCCAAGCCGCGATGCCAGTCGTCCTTTTGTTCTCCTCATACGCTCGTCTCCTAAGCGCCGCTTAATGCAGCTGGGGGCAGAGCCCCTTCCAGCCTGCAGCACGCCCTCCGGTTCATCCCCTCTCGCGATGTGTTCCACGGTTCTTTACAGCACCTTTAGTTCTCCTCCAGAAACCCCCGAAAACGTGGGCGCAGCCCGGTCCGCCCGCTCACGATGCTGCCTTCCGGGTCCCGAATCCCGGTCTTTTCTCGCAGCGTGTATACTCAATTAAATCAATAGGTTATGAGGTCGCTGAAAATGCATTATTATAGCAACTTATCCCCTGGTCCGACGATAATGGACTAGAAAGACATCCACTATAGAGAGAAGGAGGTTCCATGAGCGTGTGTGATTTTGTAAGGGATATTCCATTTTTGGAAACGTTATTCTGCAAGCCAGAAGGCCGTGTGATCGCTCCGGACGAAGATACGATCGCTGTAGGAAAAGTGAAAGAAATTAAACCGCAGATCAGGGACCTGATGTTTTTCGATGATCTTCATTGCCATTGTTCTCGATTTCATCCAAAGGCTAAAGGCCGTGAAGTGGACAGAGTTTCTGAATTTTGTGAAGTAGGTCTCGATGCGCGCTTGCATGGTGACAAATATGTAGAGATGGCATTGAGTGAATCGGGGCTCGATCATGGCAATGTCACTGTTGCGCATTGGTGGACGGGTGAAAGAGAGATTAAATATTCAAGTCCGATGAAGTTGAATGACGAATGGAGGTGGGTCTCTATCTGGGACAGAGATCAAAATGGCAGATTGAACTGTGGTGATCAAGTGAGGGTCAATTGGAGCCTTGATAAGGTCGAAGGATTTGAGGATTATCTTTTCAGGTACAATTATGGCATTTGCAACGATCCTCACCCTGACGTGACGAAGCAGGTCGAGGCGGCTTATCAAAAGGCCCTCGAATGGATAGGGTTTATCTAGCTTCCAATTTAAAAGGTTATTATTTGAAACTCTAAAACAGGCCCCGCTTCGGCGGGGCTTTTTTGCCTCGTCTGTCATCCTGGGCTTAATAGTCAAAAATGTGTGCTCAAACCCAGCAATTAATGTGTTTTATCAATAGGTTAAGGCCCCTTTTCAGGTGCAGCGAATCGCAGCAGTGGTGCAGCGTTTTCGGCGTCATTCAGATCAGCATCCCGCGAAATTTAAGCAGATTTTTCTGGAGCGTACGTTACGTATATGATCAAATGTACATATAACAGTATGCAATGTTAGATAAAG from bacterium encodes:
- a CDS encoding four helix bundle protein; protein product: MLHEKLECYRRSVRLAEELSKEGARWPRGLGYLYDQLRRAMASVVLNTAEGNARRSAAERRRFFEIARASAVEVSACIDLACSFGLMPPMGALSLKSRLTEVSKMLWGLMKR
- a CDS encoding BrnT family toxin, which produces MYNINTEWLFEWDLGREIRNLSKHGVSFRVAIEVFADPKVIHLEDGRHSSEEDRFYAVGKTSEGEVVTVRYTVRGHTIRIFGAAKWRRWRRYYERENSESG
- a CDS encoding BrnA antitoxin family protein, whose protein sequence is MKEKIPNPDKMKRVKGPRLSADQMRAAKVRVTTFLDEDVLAALKETAQGSGTRYQTLLNQLLRQALIGDTKTILERLEKLEKAVFKSRAA